From Chryseobacterium tructae, one genomic window encodes:
- a CDS encoding 2TM domain-containing protein produces the protein MMETFDENDIQYQKAKRYVEKLRGFYAHLFVYIAINVIIVFYNYSHLKPGESYFEFKNFFTLTFWGIGLLAHAATVFLSKSSYLHNWEEKKIQELMKKEKKDL, from the coding sequence ATGATGGAAACATTTGATGAAAATGATATTCAATATCAGAAAGCAAAAAGATACGTTGAGAAATTGAGAGGTTTTTATGCGCATTTATTTGTTTATATCGCCATTAATGTGATAATTGTTTTTTACAATTATTCTCATCTAAAACCTGGAGAGAGTTATTTTGAATTTAAAAATTTCTTTACACTCACATTCTGGGGCATTGGACTATTAGCTCATGCTGCAACTGTTTTCTTGTCAAAAAGCAGCTATCTGCACAATTGGGAAGAAAAAAAGATTCAGGAACTGATGAAAAAAGAGAAGAAAGATTTGTAA
- a CDS encoding TonB-dependent receptor, protein MISSAFIETDLGFSNALSAKIGVRAETSSYLGKSNIAPRFALAYRLSDKWTTNVAYGIFYQNPESKYINGPADLGFQKSQHYIFQLLRSSEGRSLRFEAFYKKYDQLIKTYNILPGNQQSQQIQTALNNDGYGYAKGLELFWRDNKKTFKNIDYWITYSFLDSKRDFINYPVSLKPGFAAEHTLSAVVKRFIPEWKLGVNLSYTYAKGRPYYDIATEIKNGESVNYTRNEGRLKDYNALNISFNYVPSIGKKDAKSFTVFVLSISNVLGSKNVYGYNFSTDGSRNSAVVPPVNTFVFVGAFFSFGVDKTEDAINNNL, encoded by the coding sequence TTGATTTCTTCAGCATTTATAGAAACGGATCTGGGGTTTAGTAATGCTCTGTCTGCAAAGATCGGAGTGAGAGCAGAAACCTCATCTTACTTGGGTAAAAGTAATATAGCACCGCGTTTTGCACTGGCATACAGACTTTCCGATAAATGGACTACTAATGTAGCGTATGGAATTTTTTATCAGAATCCGGAAAGTAAATACATCAACGGGCCTGCTGATCTGGGTTTTCAGAAATCACAACATTATATTTTCCAACTTTTGAGAAGTTCAGAAGGAAGAAGCCTGCGTTTTGAAGCTTTTTATAAAAAATATGACCAGCTTATTAAAACCTACAATATTCTGCCGGGGAATCAACAAAGTCAACAGATCCAGACAGCTCTCAATAATGATGGGTACGGATATGCAAAAGGCCTGGAATTATTTTGGAGAGACAACAAAAAGACATTTAAAAATATAGATTACTGGATTACGTATTCTTTTTTGGATTCAAAAAGAGACTTCATCAACTATCCGGTAAGCTTAAAACCAGGTTTTGCTGCAGAACATACCCTGTCGGCAGTGGTGAAAAGATTCATTCCGGAATGGAAACTAGGGGTAAATTTATCCTATACTTATGCTAAAGGTCGCCCATATTATGATATTGCCACAGAAATTAAAAACGGAGAATCTGTTAATTATACCAGAAATGAAGGCAGACTTAAAGATTACAATGCTTTGAATATTAGCTTTAATTATGTTCCCAGCATCGGAAAAAAAGATGCAAAATCATTTACCGTGTTTGTGCTAAGTATTTCAAATGTTCTTGGATCTAAAAATGTATATGGATACAATTTTTCAACAGACGGATCAAGAAACTCTGCTGTAGTTCCTCCGGTAAATACGTTTGTCTTTGTAGGTGCCTTTTTCAGTTTTGGAGTCGATAAAACAGAAGATGCCATCAATAATAATTTATAA
- a CDS encoding AraC family transcriptional regulator, with protein sequence MEAYKKRIVKTIQYIDANLDADLSLEKMAEISAYSPFHFHRIFKLITGETLQNYIIRRKIEKSAFLLAVKKEIEIKEIYFDLGFSNHSVFSKTFKKYYGLPPSEFRKTAPEAFHKILQTQSKNGQIDTVFSQYICTIENLLNWTTMNLKIEVKEMPEMNLAAVMSLGIANVEPSYNVLIDWAKTKQLFPREDVKMISVYHDSFKVTPPDKVRIHACMLLDEKLKESSGEVFSETIESGKFIVGSGEVTLNDFEQCWVSLFLWMNEHNYSTRRTFPFEIYHTNFKEHPEGKMIVDFCIPIQ encoded by the coding sequence TTGGAAGCATATAAAAAACGGATTGTAAAAACCATACAATATATCGATGCGAACCTTGACGCTGATCTCTCCCTGGAAAAAATGGCAGAGATCAGTGCCTATTCGCCGTTTCATTTTCACAGAATATTCAAGCTGATTACAGGAGAAACCCTTCAGAACTATATTATCAGGAGAAAAATAGAAAAAAGTGCCTTTCTTCTGGCGGTAAAAAAAGAGATAGAGATCAAGGAAATTTACTTTGATCTTGGCTTTTCCAATCACTCTGTTTTCAGCAAAACCTTTAAAAAATACTACGGACTTCCACCTTCCGAATTCCGTAAAACAGCCCCCGAAGCATTTCACAAGATTTTACAAACACAAAGCAAGAATGGACAAATTGATACGGTTTTCAGCCAATACATTTGCACTATTGAAAACCTATTAAACTGGACAACAATGAATTTAAAAATTGAAGTAAAAGAAATGCCGGAAATGAATCTGGCAGCAGTAATGAGCCTTGGGATTGCGAATGTAGAACCTTCTTACAATGTTCTGATAGATTGGGCGAAGACCAAACAACTGTTTCCCCGGGAAGATGTAAAAATGATCTCCGTGTATCATGACAGTTTTAAAGTAACCCCGCCGGATAAAGTAAGAATTCATGCGTGTATGCTATTGGATGAAAAACTGAAAGAATCTTCAGGAGAGGTTTTTTCAGAAACCATAGAGTCTGGAAAATTTATTGTAGGAAGTGGAGAAGTTACCCTTAACGATTTTGAGCAATGCTGGGTATCCTTGTTTTTGTGGATGAATGAACATAACTATTCCACAAGAAGAACTTTCCCGTTTGAGATCTATCATACCAACTTTAAAGAACACCCAGAAGGGAAAATGATCGTGGATTTCTGCATCCCGATTCAGTAA
- a CDS encoding 2TM domain-containing protein, which produces MDYNRAYDRVQQLKKFYKNLMWFGIISVIIIGDDWFNDELRYQIFGGHLLLGIWALILVMKATSLFIFNDEWEKGIIEKEAGKNKKTIDF; this is translated from the coding sequence ATGGATTATAACAGAGCATACGACAGAGTTCAGCAGTTGAAAAAATTCTATAAAAACCTGATGTGGTTTGGAATTATATCTGTAATTATTATTGGAGATGACTGGTTTAATGACGAACTGCGTTATCAGATCTTCGGCGGACATTTACTTTTAGGAATCTGGGCATTGATTCTGGTGATGAAAGCTACCTCATTATTTATTTTTAATGATGAATGGGAAAAAGGAATCATCGAAAAAGAAGCAGGAAAAAATAAAAAAACAATTGACTTTTAA
- a CDS encoding methyltransferase family protein, translating to MKALHILYIVSMIAWFLSEFLYKNMLKSGKEDKKGKDKSTLNILWLAIPFSIAAAVAVSNLSTLPIAHGNWIMYCGEALILIGIIFRFIIIRSLGKYFTVDVTIKEDHKIKKEGFYKYLRHPSYAFSLLTSLGLGLYLNNWLSLIFAFVPPFLAFAYRIKIEEQALVEQFGEEYIEYRRTTKKLIPFIY from the coding sequence ATGAAAGCTTTACACATTCTTTATATAGTCTCTATGATTGCTTGGTTTCTCAGTGAGTTTCTGTATAAGAACATGCTGAAATCCGGTAAAGAAGATAAAAAAGGAAAAGATAAATCTACCCTCAATATTCTGTGGCTGGCCATTCCTTTTTCCATTGCTGCGGCAGTAGCGGTTTCCAATCTATCAACACTGCCCATAGCCCATGGAAACTGGATCATGTATTGTGGGGAAGCTCTTATTCTTATCGGGATTATCTTCCGTTTCATCATTATCAGATCTTTAGGGAAATATTTTACGGTAGATGTGACCATCAAAGAAGATCATAAAATCAAAAAAGAGGGGTTCTATAAATATTTGAGACATCCATCGTATGCATTTTCCCTGCTTACCTCATTAGGACTTGGATTATATCTCAATAACTGGCTGTCACTGATCTTTGCCTTCGTGCCTCCATTTTTAGCCTTTGCCTACAGAATTAAAATAGAAGAACAGGCTCTTGTAGAACAATTTGGTGAGGAGTACATCGAGTACAGAAGAACAACAAAAAAACTGATTCCGTTTATCTACTGA
- a CDS encoding TCR/Tet family MFS transporter, giving the protein MPGKKEHALTFIYITVLIDIIGIGVIGPVLPTLITKLSNTDNISVTAQYIGWFISVYALMQFLFAPVLGGLSDRYGRRPVLLCSLLGLGIDYLILALAPDITWLFVGRIINGIMGSSMTTAAAYISDISTPEKRGQYFGIMSAVAGVGMIIGPLIGGILGQYGERIPFYAAAGLSLLNLIYGFFVLPESLSASNRRPFSWKTANPIGVIKSLNKKILAPAFIVAFILIALAGHSVQSSWSVYVIDKFNWKENMIGYSMGFLGLLMIIFQGGLIGLFINKLGQKKSVVIFLTFFCLSMLFFGIANKGWMMFVVIAMYALGGMASPILQAMISSKVPDNQQGLLQGGLTSILSLTSIFGPLLMTWVFAYFTSPRSSVSYSGAPFILGAVLAVIGSCCIYFAMRKDKELK; this is encoded by the coding sequence ATGCCTGGAAAAAAAGAACACGCGCTGACCTTTATCTATATTACAGTTCTGATCGATATCATTGGAATAGGAGTCATTGGACCCGTATTACCAACTTTGATAACCAAACTCTCTAATACGGATAATATAAGCGTCACTGCCCAATATATCGGGTGGTTTATATCCGTATATGCTTTAATGCAGTTTCTGTTTGCCCCTGTTTTAGGAGGCTTAAGTGATCGATATGGACGCAGACCCGTTCTGTTATGCTCTCTATTGGGACTAGGAATAGATTATCTCATTCTTGCACTGGCTCCGGATATTACCTGGCTGTTTGTGGGAAGAATTATCAACGGAATTATGGGATCCAGTATGACAACAGCTGCAGCGTATATTTCGGATATCAGTACACCAGAGAAAAGAGGTCAGTATTTTGGAATTATGAGTGCCGTTGCTGGAGTAGGAATGATTATTGGTCCTCTCATTGGTGGTATCCTCGGCCAATATGGAGAAAGAATTCCTTTTTATGCCGCTGCCGGATTAAGCCTGCTTAATCTTATTTATGGATTTTTTGTACTGCCCGAATCATTATCAGCAAGCAATCGTCGTCCGTTTTCCTGGAAAACAGCCAATCCGATTGGGGTTATAAAAAGCTTGAATAAAAAAATATTAGCTCCTGCATTTATCGTCGCTTTTATTTTGATTGCTTTGGCAGGACATTCCGTACAAAGTTCCTGGAGTGTATATGTAATAGATAAATTCAACTGGAAAGAAAATATGATAGGCTATTCAATGGGATTTCTGGGATTACTAATGATTATCTTTCAAGGAGGATTGATTGGGCTCTTTATCAATAAACTGGGACAGAAGAAATCAGTAGTTATTTTCCTGACATTCTTTTGCCTGAGCATGCTGTTCTTCGGAATTGCTAATAAAGGCTGGATGATGTTTGTTGTCATTGCGATGTATGCTCTCGGAGGAATGGCTTCTCCTATACTTCAGGCGATGATTTCCTCAAAAGTCCCGGATAATCAACAAGGATTATTACAGGGCGGGCTTACCAGTATTCTCAGTTTAACCTCTATTTTTGGTCCTTTGCTGATGACTTGGGTATTTGCTTATTTTACTTCTCCTCGCTCATCCGTTTCTTACAGCGGTGCCCCTTTTATTTTAGGCGCTGTTTTAGCAGTAATTGGCAGCTGTTGTATATACTTCGCGATGAGAAAAGATAAAGAATTGAAATAG
- a CDS encoding 2TM domain-containing protein encodes MKRKGIITMFGISFIVSMFFFFAFTEEKNLENFVLTILISLLYTFVLGGGNGLLNGFLNKRFPWSDETSKRAVISIISVIIVNIILVYFCNYINFVLIQKAATTEEYFSGKYNFANWFTINIALLVSAFLHAKNFMQELKKTSRKEVVEQKLIAKSANAQFESLKNQLDPHFLFNSLNVLSSLIDENPQQAQKFTASMSKIYRYVLEQKDKELVTVEDEIEFAKTYCDLLKTRFEDSVDFTFDVKKEDYRKFVVPLSLQLLLENCIKHNFATSSKPLVIRIFAENDILCIENNLQVREQIKESSGIGLANIVQRYSLLTKRNVFIEKSEDYFKVKLPMLANKPNIVSEKQDDDFKAYKKAQKRMKEIKDFYINLISYCIVIPFLIFINFFTKSSFHWFWFPVLGWGIGLASHAFQVFGVGESWQEKKIREIMNNQKNRNDGNI; translated from the coding sequence ATGAAACGTAAGGGTATTATAACAATGTTTGGGATTTCATTCATCGTCTCTATGTTTTTCTTTTTTGCCTTCACAGAAGAGAAAAACCTGGAAAACTTTGTGCTGACCATACTCATTTCTCTTCTTTATACTTTTGTCCTGGGAGGCGGAAACGGACTGCTCAACGGATTCCTGAACAAGAGGTTTCCCTGGTCTGATGAAACATCCAAAAGAGCAGTAATAAGTATTATTTCCGTTATTATTGTCAATATTATATTGGTCTATTTTTGTAATTATATCAATTTTGTATTGATTCAGAAGGCAGCGACTACAGAAGAATATTTTTCCGGGAAATATAACTTTGCCAACTGGTTTACCATCAACATAGCATTGCTTGTTTCGGCTTTTCTTCACGCAAAGAATTTTATGCAGGAGCTGAAGAAGACTTCCAGAAAAGAAGTCGTAGAACAAAAACTTATCGCAAAATCTGCCAATGCCCAGTTTGAAAGTTTAAAGAACCAGCTGGATCCGCATTTTCTTTTTAATTCTTTAAATGTTTTAAGCTCTCTAATTGACGAAAATCCACAACAGGCACAAAAGTTTACCGCTTCAATGTCAAAGATTTATCGATATGTACTTGAACAGAAGGATAAAGAACTGGTAACCGTGGAAGATGAGATAGAATTTGCCAAAACGTATTGCGATCTTTTGAAAACAAGATTCGAAGACAGTGTGGATTTTACTTTTGATGTGAAAAAAGAAGACTATAGAAAATTTGTAGTACCTCTGTCCTTGCAGCTTCTGTTGGAAAACTGTATCAAGCACAATTTTGCGACCTCATCAAAACCATTGGTCATTAGAATCTTTGCCGAAAATGATATTCTTTGTATTGAGAACAATCTGCAGGTAAGAGAACAGATCAAAGAAAGCTCAGGAATCGGTTTGGCGAATATTGTACAACGGTATTCCCTGCTTACCAAAAGGAATGTGTTCATTGAAAAATCTGAGGATTACTTTAAAGTAAAGCTTCCGATGTTAGCCAATAAACCTAATATTGTCAGTGAAAAACAAGATGATGACTTTAAAGCCTACAAAAAAGCACAGAAGAGAATGAAAGAGATCAAAGATTTTTATATCAACCTGATTTCGTATTGTATTGTCATTCCCTTTTTAATCTTTATTAATTTTTTTACCAAAAGCTCATTTCACTGGTTTTGGTTTCCGGTATTGGGGTGGGGAATTGGACTGGCTTCACATGCTTTCCAGGTTTTTGGTGTAGGAGAATCCTGGCAGGAAAAAAAGATTCGCGAAATTATGAACAATCAAAAAAATAGAAATGATGGAAACATTTGA
- a CDS encoding LytR/AlgR family response regulator transcription factor: MIKTVIIEDEKPASRKLERMLSNFPDIEVIAKIESVEEGVAWFSENEHPQLIFSDIVLGDGLSFDIFEKVPTKGFIIYTTAFDQYTLKAFKLNSIDYLLKPILEEDLSGAVEKFKSFIPSNNDIGSQDIKQLIRKEKSILSRVLVKIGYNLKIVQTQEISCFFSENKIVYLQTDDRSYPSDFTLDELEDILDDKKFFRANRQFIINSDYIKNIHTSPYYKVELEFQPQEEITVSRDRVKDFKDWLVS, translated from the coding sequence ATGATCAAAACAGTCATTATCGAAGATGAAAAACCCGCTTCAAGAAAACTAGAGAGAATGTTAAGTAACTTTCCTGATATTGAAGTCATTGCCAAAATAGAATCAGTAGAAGAGGGAGTTGCCTGGTTTTCTGAAAATGAGCATCCGCAGCTGATCTTTTCAGATATTGTTCTTGGAGACGGATTGTCATTCGATATCTTTGAAAAAGTTCCTACAAAAGGCTTTATCATTTATACGACTGCATTTGATCAATACACCCTAAAAGCTTTTAAATTAAATAGTATCGATTACCTGTTAAAACCAATTCTTGAAGAAGATCTTTCAGGAGCCGTTGAAAAATTTAAGTCCTTTATTCCTTCCAATAATGATATCGGCTCTCAGGATATCAAACAATTGATCAGAAAAGAAAAATCTATTCTTTCAAGAGTGTTGGTGAAAATAGGATACAATCTGAAAATTGTTCAGACTCAGGAAATCAGTTGCTTTTTCAGTGAAAATAAGATTGTATATCTTCAGACCGATGATCGCTCTTACCCCTCAGATTTTACGTTAGATGAACTGGAAGACATCTTGGATGATAAAAAGTTTTTCCGAGCCAACAGACAGTTTATTATCAATTCTGACTACATTAAGAATATTCATACTTCACCTTATTACAAAGTAGAACTTGAATTTCAGCCTCAGGAAGAAATTACCGTTAGCCGGGATCGTGTCAAAGATTTCAAAGATTGGCTGGTAAGCTAA
- a CDS encoding DUF6051 family protein, whose translation MEYYELYEVLKSHFDSGRGIVEIKDLNVTIESVPFESKVSDVLYGSDNLDCPKHHHPLKINENAYLLYDQPSIDIKDFDIECNKKFEYHILKRADVKTADGCIIFFHGLNEKKWDKYLPWAYELAQKTRKAVMLFPIAFHMDRAEAVWSDRHQMTEIVKFRKEKYPENTHFSYVNAATSSRLEAHPQRIFWSGLQTYSDIIEVVKEIKGHTIKSIAPDAKLDLFGYSIGSFLSMIIKMADPYGFFAQSKVFCFCGGMTIDRMFPISKYIMDSQATIKMQSVFTELLSSDFKFDHRLKHYQDDELHPQESWFKKMLRYNYFQREREERIQDIHSQIKAYVLEKDNVAPPIEALNTLQGGYRNINVEVEIQDFPFEYSHMVPFPLTHKHKTEITEAFHQFTKSASDFYS comes from the coding sequence ATGGAATATTATGAATTGTATGAAGTTTTGAAAAGCCATTTTGATTCCGGAAGAGGCATTGTGGAAATCAAAGATTTGAATGTTACCATTGAATCTGTTCCTTTTGAATCCAAGGTTTCGGATGTGTTGTATGGTTCTGATAATCTGGATTGTCCCAAACATCATCACCCTTTGAAAATTAATGAAAATGCCTATCTGCTCTATGATCAGCCTTCAATAGATATCAAAGATTTTGATATTGAATGCAATAAAAAGTTTGAATACCATATTCTCAAAAGAGCTGACGTAAAAACTGCTGATGGCTGTATTATTTTTTTCCATGGACTGAATGAAAAGAAATGGGATAAGTATCTTCCATGGGCCTATGAATTGGCTCAGAAAACTCGTAAAGCAGTTATGTTGTTTCCGATTGCCTTTCATATGGATCGTGCTGAAGCGGTGTGGAGTGATCGTCACCAAATGACAGAAATTGTCAAGTTCAGAAAGGAAAAATATCCTGAGAACACTCATTTTTCTTATGTAAATGCTGCCACAAGTTCCAGATTGGAGGCTCATCCGCAACGAATTTTCTGGTCAGGATTACAAACCTATTCAGATATTATTGAAGTTGTAAAGGAAATTAAAGGCCATACAATTAAAAGCATTGCTCCAGATGCAAAACTGGATCTATTTGGATATTCCATTGGTTCTTTTCTTTCCATGATCATTAAAATGGCAGATCCGTATGGCTTTTTTGCCCAATCTAAAGTTTTTTGCTTTTGTGGAGGTATGACTATTGACCGTATGTTCCCAATTTCAAAATATATCATGGATTCCCAGGCTACGATTAAAATGCAGTCTGTCTTTACAGAATTACTGAGTTCTGATTTTAAGTTTGATCATAGATTGAAACATTATCAGGATGATGAGCTTCACCCGCAGGAAAGCTGGTTCAAAAAAATGCTCCGATATAATTATTTCCAAAGGGAAAGAGAGGAACGAATTCAAGATATTCATTCTCAGATAAAGGCTTATGTTTTAGAAAAAGATAATGTAGCTCCTCCCATAGAAGCCTTAAATACGCTGCAGGGCGGATATAGAAACATCAATGTAGAGGTTGAGATACAGGATTTCCCTTTTGAGTATTCTCATATGGTTCCATTTCCATTGACGCATAAGCACAAGACTGAAATAACAGAAGCCTTTCATCAGTTTACAAAATCTGCCAGTGATTTTTATTCCTGA
- a CDS encoding thioesterase II family protein: protein MLEQIKKVRQKEVPYLIYGHSMGAILGFEICDAMEKEGDVPVHFVATGYPGPGVKETNPIAHLPKTEFFAEVRKLGGISDEVMQYEELLDFFEPVLRGDFSLLENKSNQIPNIKIQTPIYAVMGKSEKYALNIRNWANYTEADCECQIVNGNHFFINQNFNYLSQVIKNLMNATAKG, encoded by the coding sequence GTGTTGGAACAGATAAAAAAAGTCAGACAGAAAGAAGTTCCTTATCTGATCTATGGACATAGCATGGGAGCTATATTAGGATTTGAAATTTGTGACGCTATGGAAAAAGAAGGCGATGTACCCGTACATTTTGTTGCGACAGGATATCCTGGGCCAGGAGTAAAAGAAACAAATCCTATTGCACATCTTCCCAAAACGGAATTTTTTGCTGAAGTAAGGAAACTGGGCGGAATTTCCGATGAGGTGATGCAATATGAAGAGTTGTTAGATTTTTTTGAACCTGTATTGAGAGGAGATTTCAGTCTTCTCGAAAATAAAAGCAATCAGATTCCCAATATAAAAATACAGACACCCATTTATGCGGTTATGGGGAAAAGCGAAAAATACGCATTGAATATAAGAAACTGGGCTAACTATACTGAAGCAGATTGTGAATGTCAGATTGTGAACGGAAACCATTTTTTTATCAATCAGAACTTTAACTATCTGTCACAGGTGATCAAAAACCTAATGAATGCTACAGCTAAAGGATAA
- a CDS encoding TonB-dependent receptor produces MKIQGHKILLLLALIAFSLGYSQIKISGKVTFKNKGISEVNVTLKDTYDGATTDAQGNFSFETSEKGSHKITFTHPKYEEIEKVITIENQDVAINADLKEQISEIDAVVVSAGSIEASDRKRATALLTPLDIYTTAGADGQITSALTYLPGVQKVGESEGLFIRGGTASESKIFMDGSLINNYFSNSIPGIAGRDQFNTSLFKGNIFSSGGYSALYGQALSGALMLESVDLPDQSSYNFGVSPIFLSGGFQKLGEQKNYSYGASAGYSLLSLMQKVFNFNTDFIDAPQGLNGDANFRFKTKSGGFFKYYGMFNTNKMGVKTESLEPGYEFGLVRLKGKTMYHNLSFRQKFGKYLLNVGGSYSYNQSDLNFSTETKEVEDNHTQLLTDGNYVNFKTVLERKINKISALRGGFELNNTNENLNLKVFRNIIKT; encoded by the coding sequence ATGAAAATACAAGGACATAAAATACTTCTTCTGTTAGCTCTGATAGCCTTTAGTCTGGGTTATTCTCAGATAAAGATTTCAGGAAAAGTAACCTTTAAAAACAAAGGTATAAGTGAAGTAAATGTCACCTTAAAAGATACTTATGATGGAGCAACTACAGATGCACAGGGTAATTTTTCTTTTGAAACTTCAGAAAAAGGAAGTCATAAAATAACTTTTACCCATCCCAAATATGAAGAAATTGAAAAAGTAATTACTATTGAAAATCAGGATGTTGCAATTAATGCAGACCTTAAAGAGCAAATTAGTGAAATTGATGCTGTAGTGGTTTCTGCAGGTTCTATAGAAGCGAGTGATAGAAAAAGAGCAACGGCATTACTTACTCCTCTCGATATTTATACCACAGCAGGAGCAGACGGACAGATAACATCAGCTTTAACCTATCTTCCCGGGGTACAAAAAGTAGGGGAGTCTGAAGGACTTTTCATCAGAGGAGGTACCGCTTCCGAATCTAAGATTTTTATGGATGGAAGCCTTATCAATAATTACTTTTCAAACTCTATTCCGGGGATTGCAGGAAGAGATCAGTTCAATACTTCACTTTTTAAAGGGAATATTTTTTCAAGTGGTGGATATTCAGCGTTATATGGGCAGGCTCTTTCAGGAGCATTGATGTTGGAAAGCGTTGACCTTCCGGATCAGAGCTCTTACAACTTTGGTGTTTCTCCCATTTTTTTGAGTGGCGGGTTTCAAAAGCTGGGTGAACAAAAAAACTATTCATACGGTGCTTCAGCAGGGTATTCTTTACTAAGTCTGATGCAGAAGGTTTTCAATTTTAATACAGACTTTATTGATGCTCCACAGGGATTGAACGGTGATGCTAATTTTAGATTCAAAACAAAATCAGGAGGGTTTTTTAAATATTATGGAATGTTTAATACCAATAAAATGGGAGTAAAAACAGAAAGTCTGGAGCCGGGATATGAATTTGGACTGGTGAGATTAAAAGGTAAAACGATGTATCATAACCTCTCTTTCAGACAAAAATTTGGAAAATACTTGCTGAATGTAGGTGGATCTTACTCTTATAATCAATCGGATCTTAATTTTTCTACAGAAACCAAAGAGGTAGAAGATAATCATACCCAATTATTGACAGATGGAAATTATGTGAACTTCAAAACAGTCCTTGAAAGAAAGATTAACAAAATCAGTGCTTTAAGAGGAGGTTTTGAACTGAATAATACCAATGAAAATCTGAATTTGAAAGTGTTCAGAAACATTATAAAGACTTGA
- a CDS encoding 2TM domain-containing protein — METFNKETTAYERASKRVKELKEFYGNISSYCIVISFLAFLNLMTSPEYLWFLWPMLGWGIGIAFHAVNVFGIGKTWEEKKIKELMAEEKGKIKTL; from the coding sequence ATGGAAACTTTTAATAAAGAAACAACTGCTTACGAAAGAGCATCAAAAAGAGTAAAAGAATTGAAAGAGTTCTACGGGAATATTTCTTCTTACTGTATTGTCATCTCCTTTTTAGCTTTTCTCAACCTTATGACTTCTCCCGAATATTTATGGTTCTTATGGCCAATGCTGGGCTGGGGGATCGGTATCGCATTTCATGCCGTAAATGTTTTTGGAATTGGAAAAACCTGGGAAGAGAAAAAGATCAAAGAACTGATGGCTGAGGAGAAAGGAAAGATTAAAACATTATAA